From the Haladaptatus sp. DJG-WS-42 genome, the window GCCATCGACTGCCGGTCGAAGCGACAGGTCGGCGCAGACCGTGAGCTGTCCCACCGCGACGTCATCGAGATTATCTCGACGAACTGACGCACAGAATACACTTATCATCGTTCCCCGCCGAACACCGGTATGAACGGGTATGGGCGGGGATTTTCGACGCTCACAGAGGAGCGAACCGCTGAATCGCTGCTCATCGTCGGTGCGATTCCCGACTGGCTGAGGGGGACGCTCATTCGAAACGGCCCGGGCCACTTCGAACTCGGTGAGGGTCGCGTCACCCACTGGTTCGACGGGTTGGCGATGCTCCGGAAGTTTTCCTTTGCGGACGGCGACGTCACGTACTCGAACCACTTTCTCCGCACCGAGACGTACAAAGCGCGAAAGCAGGGGAACCTCGGGCCGGGCGAGTTTGCGACCGCACCTGCGACCGGATTTTTGGCGAAACTCAAGTCGATTGTCGTCCCGGAGACGACGGATAACGCCAACGTCACGATTGGGCGCGTTGGCGGGCACATGGTCGCGCTTACCGAAGTCCCGCGCGTCGTCGCGTTCAACCCAGCGACCTTAGAAACCCACGGTGAGGTCAGCTTTGACGACGACTTGACTGGCCACGTCATGACGGCGCACGTCCACCACGACGACGAGCGCAACGAGACGGTTGGCCTGCTCACGAAGTTTGGCAAACCGAGTACGTACACCATTTATCGGCTGCCGGATGGAAGTCTCCGCCGTGAGGAAGTCGCGTCGCTCAAGGTATCTCGTCCGGCGTACATCCACAGCATCGGTCTCACCGACCGGTACGTCATCCTCGTAGAAGCGCCGTTTACGGTGAACCCGCTCAGCTTCCTGAAGCTCGGCAACGATGGCTTCATCGAACACTTCACGTGGGATGGCACAGCCGACACACGCTTTATCATCGTCGACCGCGAGCGCGGCCGCGCCGTTGCCACGCCGCAGACGGCGGCGTTTTTCGCGTTCCACCACGTCAACGCCTTCGAGCGCGACGACTCCATTGTCCTCGACCTCGTGGCCTACCCTAACCCCGACATCATCGACGGCCTCTATCTCGACCGCCTCGAACGCGGCGAGTTCAAAGGCCTCGTTGGCGAACTCAGGCGCTACACCCTGCCGACCGACGACACCGGCCAAGTCGAATGTGAGCCACTGTCTGAGATTGCGATGGAGTTGCCAACTATCTCGCCAACCGTCCGCAGACAGCCCCATCGCTACGTTTACGGGCAAGGAAGCGTCATCGAGGGCGACGGGTTTTCGAACTATCTCGTCAAAGCCGACGTTGCGTCGGGGTCTGCGGCGATATGGACAGCACAAGAAACGTTCTGTGGAGAACCCATCTTCGTGCCACGGCCGGACGCGACGGCCGAAGACGACGGGGTAGTGCTCTCGGTGATTCTCGACACCGCCGGAGAGCAGTCGTTTTTGCTCGTCTTAGACGGCGAGACGTTTGTCGAACTCGCCAGAGCGCCGCTTCCACACGTCCTGCCCTTTGACTTTCACGGTGAGTTTTTCGACTGCGTCTGGTGACCGGCGAACAGTTATCATGATAGGAGCCAAGACAGCCACATGGCTCGCGTTCCGTATCTCGATTTTGACAACCTCTCTCCGGACGCCGCTGCGCTTGTAGAAGAAACCGGCCTCGGGCCACTCCACGTGTTTCGAGCACTGGCGAACAACCCGGCCGCACTCGCCACGCTCACGAAGTCTGCGGGGGTACTCTGGACGGATGCCGGACTCGACACCCGTGGTGCGGAGTTCGTGATTCTCACGGTTGCCCGCGCCGTCGACAGCGCCTACGAATGGCACCAACACGCCGAAATCGGCCTCGATGCCGGGCTTACGACCGAAACCATTCGCGCGATCAGTACAGGCGCTACAGACGCGCTCACGCCCGAAGATGCCGCGCTCTACGAGTACGTGACCGCCTACGTGGACGGCGCCGTCGATGACGCGACACACGACCAGTTAGCGACCTTTTTTGACGACAGTGCAGTCGTGGGCATCGCCATGCTCGCAGGCGAGTATCTCGCGCTCTCACGAACCATCGACGCCCTCGACATCGAAGTCGAAGGTGAATTTATTGGCTGGAACATCGAAAACCTCGATACGACAGCCTGAAAGACTGTACGGCCCGGCGTGAATGCCAATTTTTGTGCCGCCGCCCCTACCCTCTGACACCGAGTGTCGCGGTGACAGGCGGTGGTGAACGATGGCACAGAAGATTCCCCCCGAGCAGCGCAATCGCAGCCAAAGTTTGCGACTGTTCACTGACTACCTGATGGACGGCGAAGATGTGATAGACGAAGTCGTCGCCCCCGACTTCAGAGGCCACGGCTTTGGCGGCCACGACGGCGAACTCGTTGGCCCCGCCGGGCTCAGAGACTATTTCGGCGAGACGGTTGGCACGCTCTGGTACGACATCCACGACCAAGTCGCAACGGACGACACGGTCGTGACGCGATGGACAGTGCGCACTCCGAGCGACATCGTCCGTGGTGGGCCGTCGCCGACGGGTGGCGAAACGGAGATGTCCGGCATCACAATCGACCGCTTCGAAGCCGGGAAGCTAAAAGAGACGTGGGTACAGGCGGATTATCTCCACCTGTATCGCCAACTCGGCCTCGTCGCAGAGCCGGAACTGTAGGTTACGCCCGGCGAAGCCGCGGGAACCAACGCGGCGTCTCCGTGAGATACTGGTCGTACTCTTCGCCGAACTTTTCGCGGAGGTGTGGCTCCTCGTAGGAAACAATGAAGGCGTGAAACAGCCCCCAAATGAGCGCGCCATAGATCAGCAACAGTGCCGACTGGAAAAACAGCGCCTCGCCGAACACAATCGAGAGTACGCCCACGTACATGGGATTTCTGACGACGCCGTAGAGACCAACGGAGACGAGCGACTGTGGTTCATCTGAGGGAGCCGGAGTGCCACCAGCCGCCGCGAACAGCGCAACCGTCGTCGTGTAGATGCCAATCCCGATGAGAAAGAGCGTGATGCCGAGATAGCGAAACGGGCCAAACGGCAGCGTGAACATCGACGGGAAGCCCGTGAGAATGATGTACGGTACGAGGACGGTGACCGTACCCGGCCCGACGAGCGTGAAGAGCGCAGACCGGGCCAGAGGATGCATACGTGTCATTAGATGTACTCGTAAAAATCCTTATTTATATCGTTGCGTGAGACGTGTGGTGATGTCAACGTCCCCAACGCCGCGCAGAAAGTGATGGTCGAGAGACTGCGGGACGCGTGGCCAGAAACCCAGCGCGCAAGAGCGTGACAGCTCACGACTGCTGTGACGGCGTTTCGGTCTGTAACGAGCGCTATTACGTCGCCAACACACCAGTCGCATTAATATCACTCACTGGTTTGCAAACCGGAAGTAAATACACTGGGGTCTGAACCGCGTTGGATACGAAAACAGAGCGTGCGACGAGGAGAACCGAATCCAGTACGACGGCGGCCATGTTGACCCCAAGAGAACACCCTCGCGAGAGGGGCAGGTGAGTACCACAAGGTGTGTGACGCGGTGAATCGGTCTGCAAACTGGTAAAATTCGAGTGTGGGCGCAGTGACTACGATGCGAAGTGTTCGACGTGGTCTAAGTACGAGATGTCGGGTTTGCCAACGACGCCTGCACGCTCCATGACCTGTCGCAGATCGTCTGACTCCGCGAAGGTGCGCGCGTGGTCGTCCGTATCGAACTCCATGAGGATGGTCACCTCGTTCGTGTCGTCGTCGCTGCAGAACAGTTCGTGGCTTCGTTCCCCGCTTTGTTTTCGCAGTTCAGCGTGTTGGTCGAACTCCTTTTTCCACGCGTCATAGTCCTTTACCCGGTGATGGACGAGCATGTGTGTCATGTGTGTCACCACAAGAAGGTACGCTGAGTGGAGAGAAATACGCCGTGCACGGAAAGTCGGACACTCGCTCCGCCGGGATGGTCAGTGCGGGACACACGACCGGAATGGCGAACAAGACAATTCGACTCAGCCCCCACGCCTTTGCCCTCGTGTGTTGAATGCCCACACATGCCTCGAACTGACGAGTTCGTCACCGTCTCCGGCACCGAAGTGCACTATTCGTCGTGGGGGGACACCGACAAGCCGCCTGTCGTGTGCGTCCACGGCCTCTCGCGTGTAGGGCGGGACTTCGACCCGCTCGCCCGCCGACTCGAAGACGACTACTGGGTGGTGTGTCCCGACATGCCCGGCCGCGGCCTGAGCGAGTGGCCCGACGACGACGCAGCCTACGGCCCGGAGGCGATGGGCGCGCTGCTCGTGGCGTTCTGCGATGCGCTCGACATCGACGAGATGCGGTGGGTGGGTACCTCGATGGGCGGGACGCTCGGCATCGGCCTCGCCGCAGGCCCGCTCAAAGAGCGCATCACCCACCTCGTCGTGAACGACGTGGGACCAGCCCCCGGCGACGACGAGGGCGCAGACGAGGGAGTAGACCGCATCATCGAGTATCTCACGAACCCGCCGTCGTTCTCGACGTTCACCGACTTCGAAGGCTACTACCGCGAGACGTACGCGACCTACAGTGAGATGACGGACGCAGAGTGGCGACGATTTACGCGTGAGTCAATGCGCCGACTCGAAACGGGGGAGTTCACGCCCGCCTACGACCCGCGGGTGGTCGAACCGCTGCTGACCGCAGAGCCACCCGAAGACCCGTGGGCGATGTGGGAGGCGATTCGTGCGGACATCTTCATCATGCGCGGGAAAACCTCGGACATCCTCGCCGCAGAGACGTTCGAAGAAATGAAAGTGCGCCAGCCAGAGGCAGAATCACTCGAAATCGACTCGGGGCACGCCCCGTCGCTGAACACGCCCGAGCAGATTCGGCCGATTCGCGAGTTTTTCAGGGATTAATCGGCAGGCTGTGCCGTTTTCGTTCGCGTCGTCCGCTCGGGGAGACCCCACCCCGTCGCCGCGATGGCGAACAGGATGAGCGGCGAGAGGAAGCCAAAGAAGTAGTACGGGGCGTAGCCAGCGAGGCCGAAGCTTCCGGCGAGCGTCGGCACGCCCGTCGCTTGGGCCATGAACAGCGCGCCTGCGTGCCACGGAATGAGTGCGCCCGTTGGCGTGCCAGCGGCTTCGATGGCGCGTGAGAGGTCCTCGCTGTCGAGGCCGTATTCTGCGTACACGTCACGCAGGGTGAGGCCGGGGACGACGATGCTCATGTACTGCTGAGAGGTGAGCAGGTTCGTCACGATGGCAGCCGCGCCCGTTCCGGCGACGAGGCCGCCGACGCTTGCGACGCCGTTCGAGAGGTGGTAGGCAAGGACGGCGAGGACGCCCGTGCGTTCAAGCAGGCCACCGAGCGAGAGCGCGGCGACGACGACGGTAATCGTCCACGCAGAGCCAGTCAGCCCGCCGGTTGCGAGCAGGCCGTTTACGAGTTCAGAGCCGGTTTCCGGCGACGTGCCGTTCATGAAAATCGTCCACGCGCCGGTGAAGGATGCGCCTTGGACGACAATGGTGGTCAACACGCCAGCCAGTACGCCTGCGATGAGCGTTGGAATCGCCGGGTAGCGTTTGAGTGCGAGGCCAAAGGTCACGAGCAGCGGGAGGAACACGACGGGGCTGAGTGAGTAGGTGCCCGCCAGTGCACCCTGAATTTCTGCGATTTGACCTGCGGGGATAGCGCCCTGAGAGCGAAGGCCGAGAATCGCATAGCCCACGAGCGCGAGCGAGAAGGCGAGGAGGGTGCTGTTTCGCATCGCCCGGATGTGGTCGAACAGGTTCGTGTTCGTGACCCCTGCGGCGAGGTTCGTGGTGTCAGAGAGCGGCGACTGTTTGTCACCAGCGTAGGCTCCCGACAGGATTGCGCCAACGGTCATCGGCGCGGGAACGCCGAGGCCGGCACCGATGCCGACGAAGGCGACGCCGAGGGTGCCTACCGTGGTCCACGACGAGCCAATGGAGAAGGCGACGACGCCCGCGAGCAGTGCGGTTACGGGCAGGAAGATGACGGGCGTGAGCAGGTCGAGGCCGAAGAACATGAGTGCGGGGATGGTTCCGGCGCTGACCCACGTCGCAATCACGGCGTAGATGACGAAGATGATGAACAGCGCCTGTTTACCCATCAGCAGGCCGCGGGTCAACCCTTCTGCGAGCGCGTCCCAGCTAAAGCCGAGGTGGTAGCGTGCCAGCGCGCCGACGAAAATGATGCTCCAGAGCAGCGGGACGTGCGGCGAGAGTTGGAGTACCGCAGAGCCGATGCCGAGGAACACGAGCACGGCGAGCACTGGGAGCAGCGCGATACCGAGTGATGGTCGCAACTCGGGGTCGATGTCGTCGTACCCGAGCGGCGTGAACGATGGTGAACTCATTAGCAGGCCGTATGCAGATAGCGCATAAAATACCTTTGAATTATACACACAGAGCATGAGTTGTGGTGGCATTTCTCACGAGAACACCCGCCATAAAAACAGAACAAGACTGAAAAGAGCCACAACTTATTCCCCAGTATCCACGGACAGAACCGAATACTAACCGAGAATCCAGAGTGTATGACGAGGAAGCAACATTCTATTTCCCCGTATCCAGCGAAGTATTATGGGCTATGGCAGTACGAGAAGTGCGTATCAACGAAACAGCGATTGAAGCGCTCGAAGTGGGGTTCCGAGGGGAATTGATTCAGCCGGGCGACCCGACTTATGACGAGGCGCGGGAAATTTGGAACGCAGCGATTGACAAGCGTCCCGGACTCATCGCGCGGTGTGCGGGCGTGGCGGACGTCATCGCGGCGGTCAACTTCGCCCGCGAGCAGGATATTTTGGTGGCGGTGAAGGGGGCCGGACACAACATCGCCGGGAACGCACTGTGTGACGATGGGTTGGTCATCGACCTTTCGGGGATGAACGCAGTACGGATAGACCCCGAGGCGAAGACCGCACGGGTCGAACCGGGCGCAACGCTCGGTGATTTCGACCACGAGGCCCAAGCGTTCGGGCTTGCGACGCCGCTTGGCATCAACTCGACGACGGGCGTGGCGGGCCTCACCCTCGGCGGTGGCTTTGGCTGGCTCACCCGCCAGTACGGCATGACCATCGACAACCTGCGGTCGGTTGACCTCGTCACCTCCGCCGGGACGTTACTCCACGTGAGCGACGCAGAACACCCCGACCTGTTCTGGGGCATCCGCGGCGGCAGTGGCAACTTCGGCATCGTGACCTCCTTCGAGTTCGACCTTCACGAAGTCGGCCCCGAAGTGCTGTGTGGGCCGCTTGTCTACGACGCAACAGACGCAAAGCAAATCATGCAGAAGGTTCGGGAGTTCAACCACGACGCCCCCGACGAACTCTCGACCTGGATCGTCCTGCGACAGGCGCCACCGCTCCCCTTCCTCGACGAAGCAGATGTCGGCAAGGATGTCGTCATCGTCGTCCCGTTCTACGCGGGCGACGTGGCCGAAGGCGAGAAACTCATCGCGCCGCTTCGTGAACTCGGCACGCTCCTTGGCGAACACGTCGGACCAGCCCCGTACGATGCCTTCCAGCAGGCGTTCGACCCGCTGCTCGAACCTGGGCTTCGCAACTACTGGAAGACGCACAACTTCGAAGACATGAGCGACGACGTCATCGAGATGGCCATCGAATATTCCTCGAAGCTCCCGACTCCGATGTCGGAAATCTTCTTCGCCCAGATGGGTGGCGCGATGTCACGGGTTGCCGCAGACGAGACGGCCTACCCGTACCGCGACGCGACCTACGTGATGAACGTCCACACGCGCTGGGACGACCCCGCGCTCGACGACACGTGCAAGGCGTGGGCGCGTGAGTACTACGACGCGCAAGCACCATTTGCCCAGGGCGGGGCATACGTCAACTTCATCAGCGAGAGCGAAGGCGAAGAAGCGCTCGCATACGGCGACAACTACGACCGCCTCGCCGAACTCAAGAAGGCCTACGACCCGCACAATCTGTTCCGGGTGAACCAGAACGTGAAGCCACTGGCCTAAGTCAGGGTTTATTTTCACTCCACAGGTCACGTTTATGCGGGCGGTCGCACAGCAGGCAGAAATACTCAGAATAAAAGACAGTGTGGAGAACAGTAATTTTATCGTTCTCTCCGCCCTGTATAGTGTGGTGATTTGCCGATGCGTACCAGAAAACTCCTGAGTCTGTTGGTGTTGGGATTGCTACTGACTGGTACAATCGGTGCTGAAAACGCGCTCGTTGCGACCCATCGGACGGTCCTCGACCCCGGCTTCGTCAAGCAGAGTCTCGCAGAAGAAGGCGGCTACGACGTGCTTTCGACCGCGGCCATCGAAACGCTCGGTGGCCCGGCCGCAGGTGAACTGAACAACAGTGAGATGGGCGTCCTCGCGTCGCTCACGGCGGAAGCCTACAGCGAGGCGTTGCTCGACCCGGCGTACCTTGAGGGACAAACGAATGCCAATATCGATGAGACGTACGCCTACCTCCACGGCGATGCGGCAGAACCGCGGCTTGCGATAGACCTCGCCCCAGCGCAAGCGTCGTTCGCAGAAAATCTCGAATCGAGCATCGTTGAGACGCCGACCGCAGACCTCGTGGGCGACCTTGATTTTGCAGACACCGCGTTCCCCCTCGACACTGCGCTGTTGAGAGACGCAGAGACGAGTGAGGCAGGCTTCCTCGCCGCGCGGGCCGAGCTGCGTGAAACCGTGCGCGAACAGGTTATCCAACAGGCAGTCGGACAGGCGTTCGAGACGGCCACGGACGACCAGTTGCTCGCGCTGGTGATTGCGAACTACGACTCAGATGACTACACGGCGACAGAGAAAGCACGCGAGGTCGAGACTCGAAGGTCGGCTATCGAAGCCGCCCTGCGCGAGCGCATCGAGGCAGACGACGAGCGCGTCGAGGCGCTCACCGACGAGGCACTCGCTGAACTGGAGACGCAGGCTGTCGCCGCGGTCGAAGCTGCTGTGCCACCCGAAGAACTTGACCCGGCGCTCGTCGCCGCCACGACCGACCTCACGGCGGTCGTCGTCACCGGCCTCACCGACGAGGACGTGACGTACAACGCCTTTACCGCAGCCCTCGTGGACGCCAAAGCGACCCTTGCACAAGCGATCGCCACGGAGATGAACGAACAGCTCGCTGCCGAACTCGGCGGGACGGAACTCGTCCTCACTGAGGAGCTGCCAGCCGAGTCCAAGCAAGCGTTCGAAAACGCCCGCACGGTCGTCACCGTCCTCGACCGCGGTGTGGTCGTCCTCGCGGGCATCAGCCTCGTGTTAGTGGGACTCACGTGGTTTGCTGACCGCTCCGGTGTGACATTGCTCTCCACCGTCGGCGGGGCGTTCGTGCTCGCCGGGGGCATCTCGTTCGCCCTCGGGTCGGTCGCCAGCACACAACTCGGTGCGGCGATTGCGAGCAGCGACGGTCCAATCCCGGCGTTTGCAGACCTCGTTCTCGCGCTTATCGGGCGGGTGACGAGCGTGTTCACGGGCCAGTCGCTCGTGCTCGTCGGCCTTGGCCTCGGCTGCATCCTCGGGGCTGTGGTGTTGCACTATCACGTCGATTCGATAGACCACTTGAACGCCGCCACGTAAGTCACCGCGCAGAGAGCAGTACAGACTAGCTATTTTGTCCGTGCCAGCGTCTCTCTAGGTGGGATGGGGAATGGCGATTAACACACCGAGTCCACCACGAGGTGGCGACACGACGATTCCAGACGCACTGACTGCGACCACGTTCCTCGCAACGACGGATGGGGGTATCGCACGGGCCAGTTTCGAAGACAGCGGGTGGACTGTCTCACGCGCGCTTGTCACCAAAGACGTGCGCTGTCTCGCGGTAGACCCGACCACTCCGGCGATACTGTACGCCGGGACGCAGGGAGACGGGGTGTACCAGTCAGTAGACGGCGGTGAGACGTGGGAGGCTCTCGGCCTCGACGGCGTGGTCGTGAAATCGCTCGCAGTGAGTCCACACGACCCGGCGGTCATCTACGCCGGGACGAAACCGGCGTCCATCCACGTATCGAGAGACGGTGGGCTGACGTGGACAGAAGCCTCGGGCTTTGGAAAGATACCGGGCCGTCGACTCTGGTTCTCACCGGCCGAACCACCGTTCGTGACGGCGTACGTCCAAGAGATTGCTCTGTCGCCAACCGACCCGGACCTCGTCCTCGCAGGGATTGAATTCGGTGCGGTCGTGAGAAGCACCGACGGTGGCGAGACGTGGACCGGACACCGGCCGGGAGCGATTCGTGACTGTCACAGCCTCGCGTTCCACGCCACCGACGGCGACCGCGTGTACGAAGGTGGTGCTGGGTTACGGGGCCGGGCGGGAGCCACGAGCACCGACGGCGGAGAAACGTGGATTGCCCCGACGAACGGACTCGACCGGTCGTACGGCTGGGCGGTCGCGGCAGACCCAGAAAACCCAGCGACGTGGTACCTGTCGGCTTCGACAGGACCGTTCGCGGCCCACGGCGAAGAAAACGCTCGCGCGTACATCTACCGCTGGCAGGACGATGGGCCGTGGGAGCGACTCTCCGGTGGCCTACCGCAGCCGTCGTTTGCGATGCCCTATGCGCTCCGGACGCTTCCGGGAACGCCGGGCTTCGTCGTGGCGGGGATGAGCGATGGGGTGGTCTGGTACTCGGCTTCGTACGGTGACGCATGGGAGCGACTGCCCTTCTCGCTCGGGTCGATTCACCGGTCGCTCGTGCTCGCGCGCTGACTCACTCCCGCGAATCGTACTGCTGGTAGATGACGTGCCCACACGCCTTACAGTGGGAGGCGTCTTTGTCGTGATAGGCGAGGCCGCAGTTTTCACAGGTGACGTTGACGCGCTCTTTGTACGTCCACTCTTTGACGATGCGACTCGCCTGCCACGGAATGATGATGATGCCGATGATGATAGCAGAGACCGTCACCCAGCGCCCGGCGTTGGTGACGGGTGTGATGTCCCCGAACCCGACGGTCGTGAGCGTGACGACGACGAAGTAAAAGGCGTCGCCGAAGTTGTTGACCGTCGGATTCAGGTGGTGTTCGAAGCTGTAGAACAGCCCGGCGGTGACGAAGAAGATGGTCACGACGGTGAGCGCGAGCTTCATCGCCCGGAGCGTCGAGAGCGACACCGTCCCGAAGAAGAACTCTTCGTCTGCGGTAAATCGGTAGAAGCGAAGCGCTCGCATCACCCTGAGTACGCGCAGGAAGCCAACGTTGAGCGCGACGAGTTCGACGGTTGGAAACAGAAAGATGAGCAGCGTGGGCGCGATGGCGAGCAAATCAACTATCGTGTAGGGGTTGAGTGCCTCCGCCAGTCGATTTCGAGCGCTGTAGAGGCGAAGCAGGTACTCCCCGAGGAAGACGAAGCTAATCGCCACTTCAAGCTGGAACAAGATGGGCAGGTACGGCTCCGCGAATGCGTAGGTTTCAACGATAAACAGCGCGATGAAGACGAGAATCAAGGAGAGGAGTGCGACGTCTACGGTCTTTCCGGCGACCGTCTGGTGGTCAACCAGATAGAAGCGAACCCGCTCACGAGACGTGAGCCCATCGACCGCCGAGGCGTGACCAGCCATACACCTCT encodes:
- a CDS encoding antibiotic biosynthesis monooxygenase is translated as MTHMLVHHRVKDYDAWKKEFDQHAELRKQSGERSHELFCSDDDTNEVTILMEFDTDDHARTFAESDDLRQVMERAGVVGKPDISYLDHVEHFAS
- a CDS encoding alpha/beta hydrolase — translated: MPRTDEFVTVSGTEVHYSSWGDTDKPPVVCVHGLSRVGRDFDPLARRLEDDYWVVCPDMPGRGLSEWPDDDAAYGPEAMGALLVAFCDALDIDEMRWVGTSMGGTLGIGLAAGPLKERITHLVVNDVGPAPGDDEGADEGVDRIIEYLTNPPSFSTFTDFEGYYRETYATYSEMTDAEWRRFTRESMRRLETGEFTPAYDPRVVEPLLTAEPPEDPWAMWEAIRADIFIMRGKTSDILAAETFEEMKVRQPEAESLEIDSGHAPSLNTPEQIRPIREFFRD
- a CDS encoding carboxymuconolactone decarboxylase family protein; translation: MARVPYLDFDNLSPDAAALVEETGLGPLHVFRALANNPAALATLTKSAGVLWTDAGLDTRGAEFVILTVARAVDSAYEWHQHAEIGLDAGLTTETIRAISTGATDALTPEDAALYEYVTAYVDGAVDDATHDQLATFFDDSAVVGIAMLAGEYLALSRTIDALDIEVEGEFIGWNIENLDTTA
- a CDS encoding carotenoid oxygenase family protein — protein: MNGYGRGFSTLTEERTAESLLIVGAIPDWLRGTLIRNGPGHFELGEGRVTHWFDGLAMLRKFSFADGDVTYSNHFLRTETYKARKQGNLGPGEFATAPATGFLAKLKSIVVPETTDNANVTIGRVGGHMVALTEVPRVVAFNPATLETHGEVSFDDDLTGHVMTAHVHHDDERNETVGLLTKFGKPSTYTIYRLPDGSLRREEVASLKVSRPAYIHSIGLTDRYVILVEAPFTVNPLSFLKLGNDGFIEHFTWDGTADTRFIIVDRERGRAVATPQTAAFFAFHHVNAFERDDSIVLDLVAYPNPDIIDGLYLDRLERGEFKGLVGELRRYTLPTDDTGQVECEPLSEIAMELPTISPTVRRQPHRYVYGQGSVIEGDGFSNYLVKADVASGSAAIWTAQETFCGEPIFVPRPDATAEDDGVVLSVILDTAGEQSFLLVLDGETFVELARAPLPHVLPFDFHGEFFDCVW
- a CDS encoding isoprenylcysteine carboxylmethyltransferase family protein — encoded protein: MHPLARSALFTLVGPGTVTVLVPYIILTGFPSMFTLPFGPFRYLGITLFLIGIGIYTTTVALFAAAGGTPAPSDEPQSLVSVGLYGVVRNPMYVGVLSIVFGEALFFQSALLLIYGALIWGLFHAFIVSYEEPHLREKFGEEYDQYLTETPRWFPRLRRA
- a CDS encoding ester cyclase; the encoded protein is MAQKIPPEQRNRSQSLRLFTDYLMDGEDVIDEVVAPDFRGHGFGGHDGELVGPAGLRDYFGETVGTLWYDIHDQVATDDTVVTRWTVRTPSDIVRGGPSPTGGETEMSGITIDRFEAGKLKETWVQADYLHLYRQLGLVAEPEL
- a CDS encoding Na+/H+ antiporter NhaC family protein; translation: MSSPSFTPLGYDDIDPELRPSLGIALLPVLAVLVFLGIGSAVLQLSPHVPLLWSIIFVGALARYHLGFSWDALAEGLTRGLLMGKQALFIIFVIYAVIATWVSAGTIPALMFFGLDLLTPVIFLPVTALLAGVVAFSIGSSWTTVGTLGVAFVGIGAGLGVPAPMTVGAILSGAYAGDKQSPLSDTTNLAAGVTNTNLFDHIRAMRNSTLLAFSLALVGYAILGLRSQGAIPAGQIAEIQGALAGTYSLSPVVFLPLLVTFGLALKRYPAIPTLIAGVLAGVLTTIVVQGASFTGAWTIFMNGTSPETGSELVNGLLATGGLTGSAWTITVVVAALSLGGLLERTGVLAVLAYHLSNGVASVGGLVAGTGAAAIVTNLLTSQQYMSIVVPGLTLRDVYAEYGLDSEDLSRAIEAAGTPTGALIPWHAGALFMAQATGVPTLAGSFGLAGYAPYYFFGFLSPLILFAIAATGWGLPERTTRTKTAQPAD
- a CDS encoding ion transporter — its product is MAGHASAVDGLTSRERVRFYLVDHQTVAGKTVDVALLSLILVFIALFIVETYAFAEPYLPILFQLEVAISFVFLGEYLLRLYSARNRLAEALNPYTIVDLLAIAPTLLIFLFPTVELVALNVGFLRVLRVMRALRFYRFTADEEFFFGTVSLSTLRAMKLALTVVTIFFVTAGLFYSFEHHLNPTVNNFGDAFYFVVVTLTTVGFGDITPVTNAGRWVTVSAIIIGIIIIPWQASRIVKEWTYKERVNVTCENCGLAYHDKDASHCKACGHVIYQQYDSRE
- a CDS encoding FAD-binding oxidoreductase: MAVREVRINETAIEALEVGFRGELIQPGDPTYDEAREIWNAAIDKRPGLIARCAGVADVIAAVNFAREQDILVAVKGAGHNIAGNALCDDGLVIDLSGMNAVRIDPEAKTARVEPGATLGDFDHEAQAFGLATPLGINSTTGVAGLTLGGGFGWLTRQYGMTIDNLRSVDLVTSAGTLLHVSDAEHPDLFWGIRGGSGNFGIVTSFEFDLHEVGPEVLCGPLVYDATDAKQIMQKVREFNHDAPDELSTWIVLRQAPPLPFLDEADVGKDVVIVVPFYAGDVAEGEKLIAPLRELGTLLGEHVGPAPYDAFQQAFDPLLEPGLRNYWKTHNFEDMSDDVIEMAIEYSSKLPTPMSEIFFAQMGGAMSRVAADETAYPYRDATYVMNVHTRWDDPALDDTCKAWAREYYDAQAPFAQGGAYVNFISESEGEEALAYGDNYDRLAELKKAYDPHNLFRVNQNVKPLA